One Streptomyces formicae genomic window, GAGGGCGGCAACGCAGTGGGGCCTCCCCTGCTCGAGCGGAGCCGAGAGCTTGGGGAAGTTGGCAACCGACGACAACGCCGGAGGGGGTACCTCCCTGCTCGAGCGGAGCCGAGAGCTTGGGGGAGTGCGTGCCAGACCCCGCGACAGCGCCATGATCCGCCGGACAGGCCCTAGTCGGCACCACCCGGAGGGGACCCGAGGGGGAACAGGGGTACGGGATACGTCTCGCGGTGCGGCAGAATTCCTGGCATGGGGATAGTCGCAGGGTTGGACAGTTCGCCCGATTTCACGCGCATCGTGGTCTGTGACACGGACACGGGCGCCGTACTCAAGCAGGGCTATGCCCCGCACCCGCTGGAGAGCTCGGAGGGTGGCGGCCGTCCTGTCGACGTCGATCCACAGGCCTGGCTGCTCTCCCTCGGCGAGGCCGCGGGCGGCGGGCTGCTCGAAGGCGTACAGGCGATCGGCGTCTCCGCGCAGCAGAACGCGCTCGTGGCGCTCGACCAGCACGGCAACACCGTGCGGCCCGCGCTCGTCGGCAACGACCGGCGGGCGCAGGTCGCCGCCGTCGACCTGGTCGACGGGCTCGGCAGCCGCGAGGCCTGGGCGCAGGCCGTGGGCTGTGTCCCGCAGGCCGCGCTGCCCGTGACGAAGCTGCGCTGGCTGGCCAGGACCGAGCCGGAGGCGGCGCAGCGCGTGGCCGCCCTGATGCAGGCTCCCGACTGGCTCGTGTGGCAGCTGCTCGGCAGGCCCGCGCGGCGCACCACCGACCGAGGCGGGGCCTCCGGCACCGGCTACTGGTCGGCGGCGACCGGCACGTACCGCCCCGATCTCGTCGAACTGGCCCTGGGGCACCAGGCGATGCTGCCCGAGGTGATCGGTCCTGCCGAGGCCGCGGGGACCACTCCCGAGGGGCTGCTGATATCGGCGGGCACCGGCGAGACGATGGCGGCGGCCTTCGGGCTCGGGGTGCAGCAGGGCGACGCCGTGGTGTCGCTCGGGGCCTCGGGGTCCGTGATGGCCGTGCACCACGAGGCGCTCGCCGACGCGGGCGGGATGATCACCTCGCTCGCGGACGCCACCGGCATGCACCTGCCGGTGGTCCACACGCTCAACGCCGTGCGGGTGCTGCGCGGAACGGCCGAGATGCTCGGGACCGCGGACCTGGAGGAGCTCTCCGCGCTCGCGATGAAGTCGACACCCGGCGCGCACGGCCTCGTCTTCCTCCCCTACCTGGAGGGCGAGAAGACGCCGAACCTGCCGCACGCCGCGGGCACGCTGACCGGGCTTCGGCGCGAGTCGATGAAGCCCGAGCACCTGGCGCGGGCCGCCTTCGAGGGGATGCTCTGCGGGCTCGGCGACGCGCTCGACGTGCTGCGCGGGCGCGGGGTCGAGGTCCGGCGGGTGTTCCTGCTCGGGGCCGCCGCCGAACTGCCCGCCGTGCAGGCCGTGGCGCCGATGATGTTCGGGACCCAGGTCGTGGTGCCGCAGCCCGCCGACTACGCGGCGATCGGCGCCGCGCGGCAGGCCGCGTGGGCGCTGACCGGCCGGTTGCCGCTCTGGCAGGGGGCGGCCGCCCAGGTCTTCGAGCCGGGCGATGAGCTCGCGGTGGGACAGGCGGTGCGGCAGCAGTACGCGACGGTGCGGGAGCAGTCGCACCCCGGG contains:
- a CDS encoding xylulokinase codes for the protein MGIVAGLDSSPDFTRIVVCDTDTGAVLKQGYAPHPLESSEGGGRPVDVDPQAWLLSLGEAAGGGLLEGVQAIGVSAQQNALVALDQHGNTVRPALVGNDRRAQVAAVDLVDGLGSREAWAQAVGCVPQAALPVTKLRWLARTEPEAAQRVAALMQAPDWLVWQLLGRPARRTTDRGGASGTGYWSAATGTYRPDLVELALGHQAMLPEVIGPAEAAGTTPEGLLISAGTGETMAAAFGLGVQQGDAVVSLGASGSVMAVHHEALADAGGMITSLADATGMHLPVVHTLNAVRVLRGTAEMLGTADLEELSALAMKSTPGAHGLVFLPYLEGEKTPNLPHAAGTLTGLRRESMKPEHLARAAFEGMLCGLGDALDVLRGRGVEVRRVFLLGAAAELPAVQAVAPMMFGTQVVVPQPADYAAIGAARQAAWALTGRLPLWQGAAAQVFEPGDELAVGQAVRQQYATVREQSHPGAFAPPAS